In Blattabacterium cuenoti, the following proteins share a genomic window:
- the groL gene encoding chaperonin GroEL (60 kDa chaperone family; promotes refolding of misfolded polypeptides especially under stressful conditions; forms two stacked rings of heptamers to form a barrel-shaped 14mer; ends can be capped by GroES; misfolded proteins enter the barrel where they are refolded when GroES binds), with the protein MAKDIKFDIEARDKLKKGVDALANAVKVTLGPKGRNVVLQKSFGGPQVTKDGVTVAKEIELEDPIENLGAQMVKEVASKTNDVAGDGTTTATVLAQAIVREGLKNVAAGANPMDLKRGIDKALETVILDLKRQSREVGGNTEKIKQVASISANNDEKTGALIADAFEKVGKEGVITVEEAKGTDTSVDVVEGMQFDRGYQSPYFVTNTEKMITEFDQPQILLSDKKIAAMKDLLPILEPVAQSGKPLLIISEEVEGEALATLVVNKIRGTLKVAAIKAPGFGDRRKAMLEDIAILTGGTVISEETGSRLEDVKLNMLGKAERVIIDKDNTTIVNGGGSKKDIRARVDQIKAQIETTTSDYDKEKLQERLAKLAGGVAVLYVGAASEVEMKEKKDRVDDALNATRAAVEEGIVAGGGVALVRSIKSLHNLKGENVDQDTGIQIVRRSLEEPLRQIVANAGEEGSVVVAKVSEGKGDFGYDAKIGEYKNMIVEGIIDPTKVARVALENAASVSGMLLTTECVVTEIKKDEPVAPQMPGGAGGMGGMM; encoded by the coding sequence ATGGCAAAAGATATTAAATTTGATATTGAAGCAAGAGACAAGTTAAAAAAAGGTGTTGATGCATTAGCTAATGCAGTTAAAGTTACTTTAGGACCAAAAGGTCGTAATGTAGTTTTACAAAAATCTTTTGGAGGTCCACAAGTAACAAAAGATGGTGTTACAGTAGCTAAAGAAATAGAATTAGAAGATCCTATAGAAAATTTAGGAGCACAAATGGTAAAAGAAGTAGCATCAAAAACTAATGATGTTGCTGGAGATGGAACTACTACTGCTACTGTTTTAGCTCAAGCAATTGTTAGAGAAGGTTTAAAAAATGTAGCTGCTGGAGCAAATCCTATGGATTTGAAAAGAGGTATAGACAAAGCTTTAGAAACTGTTATTCTAGATTTAAAAAGACAATCTAGAGAAGTAGGGGGTAATACAGAAAAAATAAAACAAGTAGCTTCTATTTCTGCAAATAATGATGAAAAAACAGGTGCTTTAATAGCAGATGCTTTTGAAAAAGTAGGAAAGGAAGGTGTTATCACAGTAGAAGAGGCAAAAGGAACAGATACGTCTGTAGACGTAGTTGAGGGAATGCAATTTGATAGAGGTTATCAATCCCCTTATTTTGTCACAAATACTGAAAAAATGATAACAGAGTTTGATCAACCTCAAATTCTATTATCTGATAAAAAGATAGCAGCAATGAAAGATTTGTTGCCTATACTAGAACCTGTAGCACAATCAGGAAAACCTTTATTGATCATATCAGAAGAGGTAGAAGGGGAAGCTTTAGCAACACTAGTTGTTAATAAAATACGTGGAACATTAAAAGTAGCAGCTATAAAAGCTCCAGGATTTGGTGATAGAAGAAAAGCAATGTTAGAAGATATAGCAATTTTAACAGGAGGTACAGTTATTTCCGAAGAAACAGGGAGTAGATTAGAAGATGTAAAATTAAATATGCTTGGAAAAGCTGAAAGAGTTATTATAGATAAGGATAATACAACTATTGTTAATGGAGGAGGAAGTAAAAAAGATATAAGAGCTCGTGTAGATCAAATTAAAGCTCAAATAGAAACTACAACATCAGATTATGATAAAGAAAAATTGCAAGAACGTCTTGCTAAATTAGCAGGAGGTGTAGCGGTACTTTATGTGGGAGCAGCTTCTGAAGTAGAGATGAAAGAGAAAAAAGATCGTGTAGATGACGCTTTAAATGCAACTAGAGCTGCAGTGGAAGAAGGAATAGTAGCCGGAGGAGGAGTTGCTTTGGTACGTTCTATTAAATCATTACATAACCTAAAAGGGGAAAATGTAGATCAAGATACTGGTATACAGATAGTTAGAAGATCTTTAGAAGAACCATTGCGTCAAATAGTAGCTAACGCTGGAGAAGAAGGATCTGTTGTTGTTGCTAAAGTCTCTGAAGGAAAAGGTGACTTTGGATATGATGCTAAAATTGGAGAATACAAAAATATGATAGTAGAAGGAATTATAGATCCTACTAAAGTAGCTAGAGTAGCATTAGAAAATGCTGCATCCGTATCTGGTATGTTATTAACTACAGAATGCGTTGTTACAGAAATTAAAAAAGATGAACCTGTAGCGCCTCAAATGCCTGGAGGTGCAGGTGGAATGGGTGGAATGATGTAA
- a CDS encoding KdsC family phosphatase, with the protein MNNIDTFVFDVDGVLTNCTLNLFPDGSLVRQMFAKDGYAIQIAKNRGYNICVITRGSDLMVFRRLRSLKIPYIYQGVKNKKKYLDEYCRILNINKKRVLYMGDDIPDIEIMKSVALPCSPIDAVQEVKNVSKYISPKKGGRGCVRDVIEQTLKVQKNWF; encoded by the coding sequence ATGAATAACATCGATACTTTCGTGTTTGATGTTGATGGAGTATTAACAAATTGTACTTTGAATTTATTTCCAGATGGGAGTTTAGTTCGTCAAATGTTTGCTAAAGATGGATATGCAATTCAAATAGCGAAAAATAGAGGTTATAATATATGTGTTATAACAAGAGGTTCAGATTTAATGGTTTTTCGTCGTTTAAGAAGTTTAAAAATTCCTTATATTTATCAAGGGGTAAAGAATAAAAAAAAATATCTGGATGAATATTGCCGTATATTGAATATTAATAAAAAAAGGGTATTATATATGGGGGATGATATTCCGGATATTGAAATTATGAAATCTGTTGCTTTACCTTGTTCTCCAATAGATGCTGTTCAAGAAGTAAAAAATGTATCTAAATATATTTCTCCAAAAAAAGGAGGAAGAGGTTGTGTGAGAGATGTTATAGAGCAAACTCTTAAAGTTCAAAAAAATTGGTTTTGA
- a CDS encoding DUF3276 family protein: MDEKEKENLKERNEICSKTLKTGSRTYFFDARETRAGDYYLTITESKKNFSETGEISYKKHKIYLYKEDFSKFQSILDDMIKFIINEKGSEVISERHQKDFKNQTHYQNQDIKEIKRASEMKNVTNINFEDI; encoded by the coding sequence ATGGACGAAAAAGAAAAAGAAAATCTAAAAGAGAGAAACGAAATTTGTTCAAAAACTTTAAAAACAGGTAGTCGTACATATTTTTTCGATGCAAGAGAAACTAGGGCAGGAGATTACTATTTAACGATTACTGAAAGTAAAAAAAATTTTTCCGAAACAGGTGAGATTTCTTATAAAAAACACAAGATATACTTGTATAAGGAAGATTTTTCAAAATTTCAAAGTATACTTGATGACATGATTAAATTTATTATCAATGAAAAAGGAAGTGAAGTTATATCAGAACGTCATCAAAAAGATTTTAAAAATCAAACACATTATCAAAATCAAGATATTAAAGAAATTAAAAGAGCATCAGAAATGAAAAATGTTACTAACATAAATTTTGAAGATATTTAG
- a CDS encoding ABC transporter ATP-binding protein, producing the protein MSDLFAFSKKYYLRYKIRLCIGFFLIIISNILTLIPIPYIGKSINSIKSLFIDSLNTTDSFNIKKDIFIYTSIILIGPVIGGIVKYHMRKCIISTSRMIEFDIKNEIFSHYQKLSLSFYKENSTGDLMNRLTEDVSFIRQYIGPGVMYFINLIILFIMVSIQMLRIEKTLTFYVIIPIPILFILIYYISILIAKKSKEIQNYQSFICSFIQETFSGIHIIKSFVAESFFQEKYKRIIKDYQKKNIELAKIETILSSIIIFFIGISHLMILFFGGKKYYFGEIKIGTIAEFFTYINVLIFPFIILGWVVSIVERAKVSLIRISEFLNEKPNIYNNNLIQTKIVGNIEFKNVSFFYDKKNLDFDENNCTINKISFSLKSGKTLILTGNTGSGKTTIGKLISRLYDPIYGNIFIDDMDLKNHNLFSFRKNIGYVPQESFLFSDSIYNNIALGCINSVSHYEVYSAAKIAMIENDILNFRYGYQTIIGERGITLSGGQKQRICIARAIIRKPKIIIFDDSFSAIDQKTRKAIIFYIKKKLKNTTIIIITHDTSYINDFDLFIMLKKGRIYKIKEKIIHNNF; encoded by the coding sequence ATGAGTGATTTGTTTGCTTTTAGCAAAAAATATTATTTAAGGTATAAAATACGTCTATGCATAGGTTTTTTTTTAATTATAATATCAAATATTTTAACTTTAATTCCTATTCCTTATATAGGAAAATCAATTAATTCTATTAAAAGTTTATTCATAGATTCCTTAAATACAACAGATTCTTTTAACATTAAAAAAGATATTTTTATTTATACTAGTATTATATTAATAGGACCTGTTATAGGAGGTATAGTAAAATATCATATGCGAAAATGCATTATATCTACTTCTAGAATGATTGAATTTGATATAAAAAATGAAATATTTTCACATTATCAAAAATTAAGTTTGTCTTTTTATAAAGAAAATTCTACAGGAGATCTTATGAATCGTCTTACAGAAGACGTTTCTTTTATTAGGCAATATATAGGACCGGGAGTAATGTATTTTATCAATCTTATAATTCTTTTTATTATGGTTTCTATTCAAATGTTAAGAATAGAAAAAACATTAACATTTTATGTGATTATACCTATTCCCATTTTATTCATTTTAATTTACTACATAAGTATCTTAATTGCTAAGAAAAGCAAAGAAATTCAAAATTATCAATCATTTATATGCTCTTTTATACAAGAAACTTTTTCTGGGATACATATAATAAAGTCGTTTGTTGCTGAATCTTTTTTTCAAGAAAAATATAAAAGAATTATAAAAGATTATCAAAAGAAAAATATAGAATTAGCAAAAATTGAAACTATTTTATCTTCTATTATAATATTTTTTATTGGAATCAGTCACTTAATGATTCTTTTTTTTGGAGGAAAAAAATATTATTTTGGAGAAATAAAAATAGGAACTATTGCTGAATTTTTTACATATATTAATGTATTAATTTTTCCATTTATCATATTAGGATGGGTTGTTTCTATTGTAGAAAGAGCTAAAGTATCACTAATTCGTATTAGTGAATTTCTAAATGAAAAACCTAATATATACAATAATAATTTAATACAAACTAAAATAGTTGGAAACATAGAATTTAAAAATGTTAGTTTTTTTTATGATAAAAAAAATTTAGATTTCGATGAAAATAATTGTACAATCAATAAAATATCTTTTTCATTAAAAAGTGGAAAGACATTAATTTTAACAGGGAATACTGGATCAGGAAAAACTACTATAGGAAAATTAATATCACGTTTGTATGATCCTATTTACGGAAATATTTTTATAGATGATATGGATTTGAAGAATCATAATCTTTTTTCCTTCAGAAAAAATATAGGTTATGTTCCTCAAGAATCTTTTCTTTTTTCAGATTCTATTTATAATAATATCGCTTTAGGTTGTATAAACAGCGTTTCTCATTATGAAGTATATTCTGCTGCTAAAATAGCTATGATTGAAAATGATATTCTTAATTTTAGATATGGATATCAAACAATCATAGGAGAAAGAGGAATTACTTTATCTGGTGGACAAAAACAAAGAATATGTATAGCAAGAGCTATTATAAGGAAACCAAAAATTATTATTTTTGATGATAGTTTTTCTGCTATAGATCAAAAAACTAGAAAAGCCATTATTTTTTATATAAAAAAAAAATTAAAAAATACTACTATAATCATTATTACTCATGATACTTCTTATATCAATGATTTTGATTTATTTATTATGTTAAAAAAAGGTAGAATTTACAAAATAAAGGAAAAAATTATTCATAATAATTTTTAA
- the nusB gene encoding transcription antitermination factor NusB, producing the protein MSIRRHFRIKSLQFLYAQYLSRIDSKKVEKNMLDSIEGLHNLYVSLLYFILEIRKKVFFLYKANTSSKKNEKKDIHFMKNIAYNSVIVILSKNKYLMKYPIKNFFCKIFWEKKDEYIFISFLQKMQKLSSIHQKFYQKPCDSFEEEKKFLIRYYEDFIITDEKIIECVEDFYIINGQEDLNIAHSMVRNTLKFIKHSTTSDFKLYNIYKNDENKKFLIDLYRNTIFHRDEFNHLISNTSNNWDINRIAKIDLIILQMAICEFLYFPNIPPKATINEYIEITKIFCMEKSKIFVNGILDHIFKLLNKQNKIVKIGKGLM; encoded by the coding sequence ATGTCTATAAGACGACACTTTAGAATAAAAAGTTTACAATTTTTATATGCTCAATATTTATCAAGAATAGATTCAAAAAAAGTTGAAAAAAATATGCTAGATAGCATTGAAGGATTACATAATTTATATGTATCTCTTCTTTATTTTATTTTGGAAATAAGAAAAAAAGTTTTTTTTCTTTATAAGGCTAATACTAGTAGTAAAAAAAATGAAAAAAAAGATATTCATTTTATGAAAAATATTGCATATAATTCTGTAATTGTAATTCTTTCTAAGAATAAATATTTAATGAAATATCCTATTAAAAATTTTTTTTGTAAAATTTTTTGGGAAAAAAAAGATGAATATATTTTTATCTCATTTTTACAAAAAATGCAAAAATTATCTTCTATACATCAAAAATTTTATCAAAAACCATGTGATTCTTTTGAAGAAGAAAAAAAATTTTTAATAAGATATTATGAAGACTTTATTATTACTGATGAAAAAATTATAGAATGTGTAGAAGATTTTTACATAATAAATGGACAAGAAGATTTAAATATTGCTCATTCTATGGTACGTAATACTTTAAAATTTATAAAACACTCTACCACTTCAGATTTTAAATTGTACAATATTTATAAAAATGATGAAAATAAAAAATTCCTTATTGATTTATACAGAAATACAATTTTTCATAGAGATGAATTTAATCACTTAATTAGTAATACATCAAATAATTGGGATATAAATAGAATAGCAAAAATAGATTTAATTATATTGCAAATGGCTATTTGTGAATTTTTATATTTTCCAAATATTCCTCCAAAAGCTACTATAAATGAATATATAGAAATTACGAAAATATTCTGTATGGAAAAAAGTAAAATATTTGTTAATGGAATATTAGATCATATTTTTAAACTTTTAAATAAACAAAATAAAATTGTTAAAATTGGAAAAGGTTTAATGTAG
- the yajC gene encoding preprotein translocase subunit YajC has translation MLLQQNSIASTICMFSLIFIIFYFFMIRPQVRKQKLEKEFQERLKIGSYIVTNSGIHGKIIEIKDDFCIIEIITGKIKLEKNTISKDLTQLRYGKEKI, from the coding sequence ATGTTATTACAACAAAATTCTATTGCAAGCACTATTTGCATGTTTTCTTTGATTTTTATTATATTTTATTTTTTCATGATTCGTCCTCAAGTAAGAAAACAGAAACTTGAAAAAGAATTTCAAGAAAGATTGAAAATAGGAAGTTATATAGTAACAAATTCAGGTATACATGGTAAAATTATAGAAATTAAAGACGATTTTTGTATAATCGAGATTATTACAGGAAAAATAAAATTAGAAAAAAATACAATTTCTAAAGATTTAACTCAATTACGATATGGAAAAGAAAAAATATAA
- the coaE gene encoding dephospho-CoA kinase (Dephospho-CoA kinase (CoaE) performs the final step in coenzyme A biosynthesis.) — protein MSFILIGITGKIGSGKSLLSSFFKKKGIPVYSSDKKGKILMNNNKIIQKNIIKHFGKNSCINGKINKNYLSKIVFKDSIALKILCSIIHPWISIDFKKWISYLSEKKENKNFYVIKESAILFESGSYKECNNIITVTSPLKKMIERIMKRDNLNENEIFDRLKSQISNKKRIKKSDIIVDNSTSIKNLKKKANKIYNTLIYNKIKWEKEIEKQKEVK, from the coding sequence ATGAGTTTTATATTAATAGGTATAACAGGTAAAATAGGATCTGGAAAAAGTTTGTTATCTTCCTTTTTTAAAAAAAAAGGAATTCCTGTTTATTCTTCAGATAAAAAAGGGAAAATACTAATGAATAATAATAAAATTATACAGAAAAATATAATTAAACATTTTGGAAAAAATTCCTGTATAAATGGAAAAATAAATAAAAATTATTTATCAAAAATAGTATTTAAAGATTCTATTGCATTAAAAATTTTATGTTCTATCATTCATCCATGGATATCTATTGATTTTAAAAAATGGATTTCTTATTTATCAGAAAAAAAAGAAAATAAAAATTTTTACGTAATTAAAGAATCTGCTATTTTATTTGAGAGTGGAAGTTATAAAGAATGTAATAACATTATTACTGTAACTTCTCCATTGAAGAAAATGATAGAAAGAATAATGAAAAGAGATAATTTAAATGAAAATGAGATTTTTGATCGACTAAAAAGTCAAATTTCCAATAAAAAAAGAATAAAAAAATCTGATATTATTGTAGATAATTCTACGTCTATTAAAAATTTGAAAAAAAAAGCAAATAAAATTTATAATACTTTAATTTACAATAAAATAAAATGGGAAAAGGAGATAGAAAAACAAAAAGAGGTAAAATAA
- a CDS encoding 30S ribosomal protein THX produces the protein MGKGDRKTKRGKIRKKTFGNLRLNPRNVKRKKKNMKINKN, from the coding sequence ATGGGAAAAGGAGATAGAAAAACAAAAAGAGGTAAAATAAGAAAAAAAACTTTTGGGAATCTTAGATTAAATCCAAGAAATGTTAAAAGAAAGAAAAAAAATATGAAAATTAATAAGAATTGA
- a CDS encoding NAD(P)/FAD-dependent oxidoreductase: MNIPIVKDLKRVVIIGAGFSGLQVAKKLRRDKFQVILIDKNNYHTFQPLLYQVATAGLEPDSIAHSIRNIIKETKNFFFRLAHVHFINTEKQKIYTNIGELSYDYLILATGSVTNFFGKKNIESFALPMKSIPEALNLRSLILQDFESALLTNNTKEKESLMTFVIVGGGPTGVELAGALAEMKKYVLPHDYPNLDVKYMNIHLLQASSRLLDGMSEESAKEAYNNLEELGVIIWLNCLVQDYDGKIVFIENNKKIESANVIWAAGVKGAVIKGFLKEDVKGQRILVDNYLKAIKYDNIFAIGDIAYNNKNKFYPNGYPMTAQPAIQQGNYLAKNFNYLLNKNIIKPFVYKNFGSMATIGRNKAVCDFSFFKLKGFLAWIIWMFVHLISLVGFRNRVIALTNWIIQYLQYNKSVRLIIRPFHRKKKII; the protein is encoded by the coding sequence ATGAATATTCCAATAGTGAAAGATCTAAAAAGAGTTGTTATTATCGGAGCTGGATTTTCTGGATTACAAGTAGCAAAAAAATTAAGAAGAGATAAATTCCAAGTTATTCTTATAGATAAAAATAATTATCACACTTTTCAACCTTTGTTATATCAGGTAGCTACAGCTGGATTAGAGCCAGATTCTATTGCACATTCTATAAGAAATATTATAAAAGAAACTAAAAATTTTTTTTTTAGATTAGCACATGTTCATTTTATCAATACAGAAAAACAAAAAATATATACTAATATAGGAGAATTATCTTATGATTATTTAATTCTAGCAACAGGTTCTGTAACTAATTTTTTTGGGAAAAAAAATATCGAATCTTTTGCTTTACCAATGAAATCTATTCCAGAAGCTCTAAATCTTAGAAGCCTCATTCTACAGGATTTTGAATCAGCTTTATTAACAAATAATACAAAAGAAAAAGAAAGTCTTATGACTTTTGTAATTGTTGGAGGTGGGCCTACTGGAGTTGAACTTGCAGGTGCTTTAGCTGAGATGAAAAAATATGTACTTCCACATGATTATCCTAATTTAGATGTAAAATATATGAATATTCATTTATTGCAAGCTTCTTCTAGATTATTGGATGGAATGTCTGAAGAATCAGCAAAAGAAGCTTATAATAATTTAGAAGAATTGGGAGTGATTATTTGGTTAAATTGTTTAGTACAAGATTATGACGGTAAAATCGTTTTTATAGAAAATAATAAAAAAATAGAATCTGCTAATGTAATATGGGCAGCAGGAGTTAAAGGTGCAGTTATAAAAGGATTTTTAAAGGAAGATGTAAAAGGACAAAGAATCCTAGTTGATAATTATCTTAAGGCCATAAAATATGATAATATTTTTGCTATTGGAGATATAGCTTACAATAACAAAAATAAATTTTATCCAAATGGTTACCCTATGACTGCTCAACCTGCTATACAACAAGGAAATTATCTTGCGAAAAACTTCAATTATTTATTAAATAAAAATATTATCAAACCTTTTGTATATAAAAATTTTGGATCTATGGCTACTATAGGTAGAAATAAAGCTGTTTGTGATTTTTCTTTTTTTAAGTTAAAAGGATTTTTAGCTTGGATAATTTGGATGTTTGTTCATTTAATTAGTCTAGTAGGTTTTAGAAATAGAGTTATAGCCTTAACTAATTGGATAATTCAATATTTGCAATATAATAAAAGTGTACGTTTGATTATAAGACCTTTTCACAGAAAAAAAAAGATTATTTAA
- a CDS encoding chorismate-binding protein, translated as MQNDEYCNNEKKTKSKKISITGLYKKIIENYYDNNNFVIFKKPHEKKIYLYFNKNENYKCLNKKYFIIKSFDNNHELKIVPRIIYYADISKNLSNIKNSNYIFNWDTNSNFLTKSCKKKYKDLVKKGIKKIEKGDLKKVVLSRSVKISFQKIYLRKTFQKLIISYPNALISLCYNIHHGFWIGCTPELLIKFQKKNLLISVLAGTIWENNIWTKKEIKEHNIVVNYIKKILKFYKGVLSIKKTRVKKIGNLKHLETLILFSFFKYPNYNKILNKIYPTPSICGIPKNKSFNFIKENEGYKRNFYTGYIGIVDKESMELYLNLRCANIRKEKKEITLYAGSGITIDSNVNKELEETENKIKNILSQLVFK; from the coding sequence ATGCAAAATGACGAATATTGTAATAATGAAAAAAAAACTAAATCAAAAAAAATAAGTATTACGGGGTTATATAAAAAAATTATAGAAAATTATTATGACAATAATAATTTTGTCATTTTTAAAAAACCACATGAAAAAAAAATTTATCTCTATTTCAATAAAAATGAAAATTATAAATGTTTAAACAAAAAATATTTTATAATTAAAAGTTTTGACAATAATCATGAACTAAAAATAGTTCCGCGTATAATTTATTATGCAGATATTTCAAAAAATTTATCTAATATCAAAAACTCAAATTATATTTTTAATTGGGATACTAATTCTAATTTTTTAACTAAATCTTGCAAAAAAAAATATAAAGATTTAGTTAAAAAAGGAATTAAAAAAATAGAAAAAGGAGATTTAAAAAAAGTTGTATTATCTAGATCTGTAAAGATTTCTTTTCAGAAAATTTATTTAAGAAAAACTTTTCAAAAATTAATTATATCTTACCCTAATGCTTTGATTAGTTTATGTTATAATATTCACCATGGTTTTTGGATAGGATGTACTCCAGAATTATTAATTAAATTCCAAAAAAAAAATCTCTTGATATCTGTATTAGCAGGAACAATTTGGGAAAATAATATATGGACAAAAAAAGAAATAAAAGAACATAATATTGTAGTTAATTATATTAAAAAAATATTAAAATTTTATAAAGGAGTTCTTTCCATAAAAAAAACTAGAGTAAAGAAAATAGGGAATTTAAAACACTTAGAAACTTTAATTTTATTTTCTTTTTTTAAGTATCCAAATTACAATAAGATATTAAATAAAATATACCCTACTCCATCTATATGTGGAATTCCAAAAAATAAATCTTTCAATTTTATAAAAGAAAATGAAGGATATAAAAGAAATTTTTATACGGGATATATTGGAATTGTAGATAAAGAATCAATGGAATTATATTTAAATTTAAGATGTGCAAATATAAGAAAAGAAAAAAAGGAAATAACTTTATATGCTGGTAGTGGAATTACTATAGATAGCAATGTAAATAAGGAATTAGAAGAAACAGAAAATAAAATAAAGAATATTCTTTCTCAACTTGTTTTTAAATAA
- a CDS encoding PaaI family thioesterase — protein sequence MKKFIDELNDLKKNTFIDIMQIEFIYLSPHIDILTAKMSINKKNIQPFGFVHGGAIISLAESVGSSLSFLNIKKYNDKYNVFNIEISASHIKCIKEGVLFAEANIIHKGKTLHFIQINVFNENKKLISLCKMTNIVIMKKKLNQKK from the coding sequence GTGAAAAAATTTATAGATGAATTAAATGATTTAAAAAAAAATACATTTATAGATATAATGCAAATTGAATTTATCTACTTATCTCCACATATAGATATTTTAACTGCAAAAATGTCTATAAATAAAAAAAATATACAACCATTTGGTTTTGTTCATGGAGGCGCTATAATTTCTTTAGCAGAAAGCGTTGGAAGTTCACTATCATTTCTTAATATTAAAAAATATAATGACAAATATAATGTTTTTAATATTGAAATTTCTGCAAGTCATATAAAGTGTATAAAAGAAGGAGTTTTATTTGCAGAAGCAAATATTATTCATAAAGGGAAAACTCTACATTTTATACAGATAAATGTTTTTAATGAAAACAAAAAACTTATTAGTTTATGCAAAATGACGAATATTGTAATAATGAAAAAAAAACTAAATCAAAAAAAATAA
- a CDS encoding isopentenyl-diphosphate Delta-isomerase: MNNNNEINDDNLIPLIGKNYKIIGFEKKDKIHKEGLLHSAVSVFIFNKENHLMMQKRSYKKYHSSLLWTNTCCSHPKKNESPLAAAHRCLIEEMGFDCFLKKQFCFTYYESFQYGLIENELDHVFIGYYNNNPTINYEEVEDWKWISLKKLIENIKFYPNLYTIWLKIIVKNYLNKLFCDDSYYK; this comes from the coding sequence ATGAATAATAATAATGAAATAAATGACGATAATTTAATTCCTTTAATAGGAAAAAATTATAAAATTATTGGATTTGAAAAAAAAGATAAAATTCATAAGGAAGGGTTATTACATAGTGCAGTTTCTGTATTTATTTTTAATAAAGAAAATCATTTAATGATGCAAAAAAGATCTTATAAGAAATATCATTCTTCATTATTATGGACAAATACATGTTGTAGTCATCCTAAAAAAAATGAATCTCCATTAGCAGCAGCACACCGTTGTTTAATAGAAGAAATGGGTTTTGACTGTTTTCTAAAAAAACAATTTTGTTTTACATATTATGAATCATTTCAATATGGGTTAATAGAAAATGAACTTGATCATGTTTTTATAGGATATTATAATAATAATCCCACAATTAATTATGAAGAAGTTGAAGATTGGAAATGGATTTCATTAAAAAAATTAATAGAAAATATTAAGTTTTATCCAAACTTATATACTATATGGTTAAAAATTATTGTTAAAAATTATTTAAACAAATTATTTTGTGATGATAGCTACTATAAGTAA
- a CDS encoding 6-pyruvoyl trahydropterin synthase family protein, which translates to MIATISKKGSFSAAHRLYNRQWNYEKNIEIFGKCAYLNYHGHNYEYIVSITGKVNKVTGFVFNLNKLNKIIQNEIVDLFDHKNINLDINELSSINPTIENISIFMWNKLRNKISLDLSLKITLYETKDNFVEYDGK; encoded by the coding sequence ATGATAGCTACTATAAGTAAAAAAGGTAGTTTTAGCGCTGCCCATAGACTTTATAATCGACAATGGAATTATGAAAAAAATATTGAAATATTTGGAAAATGTGCATATTTAAATTATCATGGACACAATTATGAATACATAGTAAGTATAACAGGAAAAGTCAATAAGGTAACTGGGTTTGTTTTCAACTTAAATAAGCTGAATAAAATTATACAAAATGAAATTGTAGATTTATTTGATCATAAAAATATTAATCTAGATATCAATGAATTATCTTCAATTAATCCTACAATTGAAAATATTTCAATTTTTATGTGGAACAAGTTAAGAAATAAAATTTCTTTGGATTTAAGTTTGAAAATAACTTTATACGAAACAAAAGATAATTTTGTCGAATATGATGGAAAATAG